In Colletes latitarsis isolate SP2378_abdomen chromosome 12, iyColLati1, whole genome shotgun sequence, the sequence TGATCGAGGGGGAGCTTTGTTCCCTCGGTTATGGTGGCCCGCGCGACTTCTCGTTGCGACCTAGCCTCGAAAAGACGCAGTAGGCGGTAAGCTAGACCTCTTTCAGGCCAGGAACCAGCCGCCAACGGGATGGATCGCAGCCCCAGCAGCGTGTCAATTAGCAGAAATCACAGCTCGTCCGCTTTGGAGAACGGAGACGCGAATCACAGGGTAACTAAACCCTGCTATTATAATAATCCCCCTAGCTGATCGTACGTTTCTTTACGAAACCCCATACCACGCGAGATTTGCTCATGGGGACACATCTAGCTCTGAATATACTCTGAATATACATTTCTAAGTTTGCTCCTTTAACTGTTAACTGTTTCTACGAATGACAAGATAAACTTCGCGTAGCAAAGGGTTGAATTCAAACGGGTCTAAACGCGACGCTTATTTGCCCCTTCTTGCCCTGGAAGTCCAGACGCGTTGTCGACTATGTTCTTGTGTCCTCGTCAGGGTAACACACACTTCATGCGAAAGATACCAGCGGGCGCCGAGGCGAGCAACATTCTCGTGGGGGAGGTAGATTTTTTAGATAAAACCCTGTCGGCGTTCATCCGGCTCAGCCAGGCGGGGATCATGGGCGACTTGACGGAAGTTCCTGTGCCGACGAGGTTCATATTTGTCCTGCTGGGACCTACGGTAAGACCACCGTGTCAGTGCATATACAATtagagaaataaaaataaaaatacagagACTGCAAGCGTGCCAGACACTCTGTTGTAATTAAAAGTAAAACCTGGACCTTGTTCTCTAGCGACAGTGTACTTTTACAACTCTCTAGCACACTGTGAATGTAGAATGACCATATTGACACTCCTGTCGTGGGAGATCCTGCAAGATTAATCGCCCAAGTCGAGGACTCTTTGAACAGGTCCAATGCAGATTCGAGGTGACTCGATCGAAAGCCCGTTTCCTCCTTCggggtaattaaagttttaacgAAGCAATTGTCCGCGCTGATTGCCCCGACTATTCTCGATCTCGAGTGCCCGATACGCGGGGCAATTTCTATCCGTGTatgaatggaggcttcgttatcgTTTGAGGTCTGTCGCGTTTTGTGGTCTCGAAACGATCGACTCTCTGAAAAGGGAAAAATGGATGTATCTGTTCAAATTCTATTTCATAACACTCTACGTATACTAGTGTTTTACCCTTCTGTCTTTGTTATGGGATCTCCAGGGTGGAATCTCCGGTTTCCACGAAATTGGTCGCGCCATGGCCACCCTGATGTCCGACGAGGTGTTCCACGACGTGGCTTACAAGGCGAAGAACAGAAACCATCTGCTAGCAGGGATCGACGAGTTCCTGGACGCTGTCACGGTCCTGCCACCTGGGGAATGGGATCCAGCGATCAGAATAGAACCACCCGCCGCGATTCCGTCGCAGGTACAGCGAAACAAATGCTTCCTAACTTCAAAAACTGTTTAACAATGTTTGAAACACGTTCGTTTAGTCTAAAGACTTTTTGATCTCGTTTAGGAAGTGAGGAAGCGACCGAAAGAGGAGAAGCCAAAGGAGGACCTGGACGAGGAGGCCGACGAGCAGAAGCTGAGGGAAGAATCCGGGCTCTCCAGATCCGGAAGGCTGTTTGGCGGTCTGGTCAACGACGTGAAGAGGAAAGTGCCCTTTTATCTGTCGGATTTCAAGGACGCTCTAGCTATACAGTGCGTGGCGTCGTTCATTTTCCTCTATTTCGCCTGTCTCTCGCCCATAATTACGTTTGGCGGCCTGCTGGGTGAAGCCACCGGGAAAAACATGGCCGCCATGGAGTCGCTGGTTTCCGGTTTCGTGTGTGGCGTTGGCTACGGCCTCTTCTCCGGGCAACCCTTGACCATTCTAGGTTCCACCGGGCCAGTATTAGTGTTCGAGACCATCGTCTACGAGTTCTGCAAGTGAGTAGACCGTTACAAAGGACGCAGAGTACTTAATCGTAATCTGATGGTTACTTACAGGAAATCCGAGTGGAACTACATGTCCTTCCGCTTCTGGATCGGCTCGTGGATAGCCTTGATCCTGTTGATCCTGGTAGCGATCGACGCCAGCGCCCTCGTGTGCTACATCACGCGATTCACGGAAGAAAACTTCGCCACCCTCATCGCCTTTATCTTCATTTACAAGGTACAAAAGAGGAGGGTTCGATGGGCACTTGATTTCATTCGCCTTTGCATGCTTGTACCCTAAAAAAGCCAATAGATGGGGTTAATATTTAGGGCTAAAGAGACTTTTAAGACTTGAAAGTTTCTAATCTCTGCAAAAACCGAATCTTGGAGGTTAATATTCCAGGACATTGGCTAGTCTTTCAGAACCCAATTTTCTCGCTAATTACGCAACCCTGTCCTTCTGGGGCGATTCTGGTTAATTGGATGGGGGGGTGTAACGGCGTGCTTCCCGGATCGCTCCATCAGCGAAATCGCTTGGCATCTGGGTCACGAATCCCCCGCGTTATACGTGCTAATCGAAGCTCCTTTCAGGCTTCGGAACGGGGGTTCGATAAGTTCGATTGGCCCCGATCTTGACTCTCTTAATTTAAAATCTCTTAAGTCTTAATTTAATTCCACCGGGGACTAACCGTTCGATTGTTCCAGGCTATCGAGAACGTACTGTCGATCGGGAAGAAATACCCTATCAACACTCACGCGAACGATCAGTTCGATTACGAGTGCTGGTGCAAGCCTCCGAACGGCAGTCTGCCCTCCAGCTACGACCACGTCAATTGGACGGCGCTGGATCAAAAAGCGTGCCAGGTCGGTAGACTCGAAGCGTCCTAAATGGTCGTTAGGCGGAATTACAAGCTCCCGTTCCTCTGACTACAGCGTCGTTAACTCTCTTTCAGACCTACAATGGCACTCTGGTGGGCGACGGTTGCAACCAACCCCACTACATACCCGATGTGTTCCTCATGTCAATTATACTATTCATGGGCACCTTCTTATTATCCGTCGAGCTCAAAGACTTCAAGAATGCGCTCTTCTTCCCGTCGAAGGTACGCCCTTTTCAATCCCTGCGCAGCAGGGGCCCCTGAAATGAAGATCTTGGGTTAAATTAGAGATCAAAGATCCGCGCGCTGAGTTTAGGCGGGCATTCGATAGAGTTATCAGTACTTACTGCATTCCATCTTCATCTAGACTAATAGGTCCATCATTTGGTATCTACAAATAGTTGTTAAATAGTTAGATAAAGTAAAACGTGTATAGTGAAAAGATTCGTGTCTAATGGTAGGTCAGACAGGTGGTCAGCGATTTCGCGGTGATCATCGCGATCTTCTCGATGAGCACGTTGGATCACATCGTCAACATCCCGACGCCGAAGCTGGAGGTCCCAGTGGAGTTCAAACCGACGTTGCACGACCGAGGATGGATCATCTGGCCTTTCCAACACAATCCATGGTGGAGCGCCATCGTCGCGAGTCTGCCAGCCCTGCTGGGCACAATACTGATCTTCATGGACCAGCAGATAACGGCAGTGATAGTCAACAGAAAAGAGAACAAGCTGAAGGCAAGTGTCTCTTCACCTTTCGATGTTCTTGCTGTGATTCTTTGTATTTAACGCGTTCGTTCGTTAATTGCTTTCCAGAAAGGGTGCGGGTACCACCTGGACCTGTTCATCCTAGCGATCCTCATAGAAATTTGCTCTGTGATGGGTCTGCCCTGGTTCGTCGCAGCGACGGTACTCTCCATCAATCACGTGAACTCGTTGAAGCTGGAATCGGAATGCGCTGCACCTGGCGAAAAGCCACAGTTTCTGGGCGTTCGAGAGCAACGTGTCACCCACATACTGATCTTCCTGATGATCGGTTGCTCTGTACTCTTAACACCGATGCTGAAGCATATCCCAATGCCAGTGCTGTTCGGAGTCTTCCTCTACATGGGCGTGGCGTCCCTGAAGGGGCTGCAGTTCTTCGACAGAATCCTAATCATGCTAATGCCAGTCAAATACCAGCCGGATTACATGTTCCTCCGACAGGTACTCAAATTAACAGAAGACCATAGTTAGCATTGGTGCAATGGCTCGATTGAACTGTGTCTTCAGGTCCCCTTGAAACGCGTGCATCTGTTTACGGCTATGCAACTGGCTTGTCTGTCGTGTCTGTGGCTGATAAAGTCCTTCAGCAGTACTTCCATCCTCTTTCCATTGATGGTGAGACTATTGTCAAGCTTCTGTCTTCGTAGTAAGTATCGTTAACATCGAGTGATTTGTTGTCAGCTCGTGGTGATGATCGGGATACGCAAGTCCCTGGACCTGGTGTTCACTCAGCGGGAGCTGAAGATCCTGGACGACGTGATGCCCGAACCGAGCAAAAAGCACGCCGACGATCTTCGCCAGCTGGAGAGTGGCGAGGTTAGCACCGTGAGACGAATACTAAATGCCATCGTTTGTCGTAAATAGCACGCGGGAAGTGACCGCGTGGCGAACATTTGCCCCGTGGTCACTGTGACTGGCTGCGATTACGACGAGCCTGCGTTTCGTCGGAAACGCGAGGAACGCGGCATCCTGATGACCGATCGCGTCAACGCAGCCTAAATCCTGCTACGTTGCTCCTGGTCGTCGTTCCTAACCCTTGCACGACGAAGACTGGGTCCTTTTTGACCCGTTACAATTAACACCCACGTTGAAAAGAAAAGGATTCGTAACTTAAACAACTGGCGAAGAAGGATACGTATTTAAAATTTGAACTTGAACTtcctaaatatttcttttaacaattatttttggcgtAGAAATGGCGTTAAAttagaataatattattttaatcgaaTGAATCTGATGCCTCGGTACTTAGAAGGAATGGTGCAAAAATTTAATCGTAATAGTTTAGTTATAGAGTGGAAATTTTCGTGCGGGTCACGAATGACCCAGCCTCGGCCGTCCAAGGGTTAACTTTTCTCGGACCAAAGCAATAACAGTCTGCCATTGGGCGTATTCTAAGGCAGAGTTGCGCAAAATCGATCGCAGTTTTTAATCGCCCAATCGCCTAATCGCTATTGCAATTAATACTTTATACATTTTTACaagtattttaaacatttgaaatACACTTACAAAGTCCCCGAATCTTTAAAGTTTGATAACTgtttataaaatttgtatttatggAATCTTGCATTTTTTTCGAATGGCCCAATAAAACGAAATTACATTTGAATGCAATCTATACAATTTTTTAACTATATCGTTAATATAGAAAGgtagaaattaaaattgttaataactttttaacgaagcttccatcaacaaattggtattcaatTGGTATCGATCGAATTCGATGATTAAACTTGCAATTATTAGTCGTTGATTTTGCACAACTCTGTTCCAAGGTCCCCAGAAGAAAGAACTAGCTGGCTCTACTTATAAAATGGCGACTGTGCGCGCCTTAGTTAATTCTGTAGCAAAAATAAGCGTCTGTGAAACAAGAAGCCAGGACGTTTCTTCTGGGAACTTAATGGTACCAAGATGGCGACACGTACGACCCCCCAGCGAGAACGAAtgttttttttatgtaaaattccGGCCAAACGAAACTCCTCCCGTCTCCCTGCGATCACGCGTGCCAAATAAATTTCGTGTAAGACTAACGAATCCCAAACGGTACTCGGTCCAACCAGTATTAatcatatgtaacaattatgtcGTCGTTTGAATGCTCGAACGATAGCGTTTCTCTTGGATACGATTGTCTTGGATGTATTCGTAGGCGAGCTTACCATTGTCGTAGCGAATTTAGATCGATAGTAGATCGTATTTATCAGAGGTTTATATTATACGGAGGAGTCCACAAAGATGTTCATTTATAGCTACCTTTTACCTGGCCTAAGCTGCGATAGGTGTTGAAACGTGACCAAATGAACATCGTGCGTCACCTAATCGCGACAACACACACGGATCTACGAAACGACGCCGATGTTTCGCCTACAATTCGACACGTATATGTATCGGTTCGATCGCCTGCCTTGACGTATTGGAAATACATTATTGTTTAAAAACACACACAAAATCTCTCTGTACTCCCAAACTATTCCTTACTCAGCAACCACCGACACGAGCATGATCAGTCTTCGACGTGTCGTAACGATAGAGGAAATATTTGCGTTAGAAAATTGTATCAAAAAGGGATAAATTTCCTAAGATATAGGTGATTGTCGGGGGGAGGGATAACAGGGAGAGAAAGGGGTACCAGTCATCGTCGAAACCTGCGGACGTAATTGGTACGTGGCTCCAAAGTGCACGACCGTAGTTCCTAAAGCATCGAGAGGAATGCTCGAATTCTGTCAACCCCGCTGAAAATCGCACTCTTATTGCGCTGAACTTCGAATGTCGACTATAACTGGGTCATTCGAGCTACTATTTGCGTTTGTAAATTCGCGAATCTCTGTTAAAACGATCTCCAAAACGGCGGATCTAAACCCTATGTGAAACTACGGTCTTCATAGGGTACCAGTTCCTCTCAAATTTACAAAGATTGAAAAACTACTACAAATTTACATCTCGAATAATATATGAATCGAAGTTGCGGACATTACGCTTCTCCACGAAGCAATGTCTGCAAATTCGGAGGTTTCTGTAGCTCGACCGACGTGTACCGCTTGCGTATCCATCGTTGTCCGACCTGTCTCGAGGCAAGGTAGTGATGAGAGTTTCGCTGAGCTCGATGCATGGCTTGATTTTTGTTCCCCTGCAATTGGCTGCTGTACCTGAAACTGAACTTATGGTTTGCCCGTCAGGAGCAGAACGAGTTGGGGTACGGGCCGCCGGACAACATACAGATCTCGTTGGCGAACGGCAACATCATGAAGATCCCTATGGCGAGCATCAACATCAGCGAGGAGGTCAACAAAACCGGGATTTGGCAACAGGTGAACGAGTGCAACGAGAAACCGAAGCAACCCAAGTTGATCAAGTGCGTACTACCAATATTACATAAGTAATTAACAGGGGCCCACGTAATTTACGACTCTCGTTCATCGAAGCTGTTTTTGAGATATTTTTTTAAGTCCCTCAACATAGAGATCGTCGTAAATTAGGGGGATTCCCTCTACTCTACTCCGAGCGTTTCGTCTTGGGGCCTGCTAGGGGACTCGTCAAGTGAGGCTTCCTAACAGGCCCTAGTAGCCCTCTCgtggcgagtacgggaggcGACAAGTAATTGCATAAGGGTTTTATGTGCACAGCGCTGGTAAGCAAAAGAAGCACTCGAAAAAGGATAGCTCGTTGATGGCAGACGAGACTACGAGGCTGACTACGATGACCGAAGAGGACGAAGATGACAGTGGGATCTCTATCAAGGTGACACACGTAAATGACTCTAAATTCTAACCACCACCATCACCAATCCGATAAATCACATGGCAAGACACACAGCAAGAGCACCAATACACGGGCATGCAACATACCCCCTGTACGCTACTGTGAGTAAGACTATAAAAGGGGGCTGCACGGAACCCTCCAGTTGGGTCGTCATAGATAGAAACCTCCCTAGGATAAACGACGACCCCGGTAGAGAAAATAGTCCCTATTCACGTTTAACGCATGGACTGACTAATCTGATAGAAAGGGGATGAAAGGACTCTTAAATCAACCCCAGCTTGCTCGCATTGCCCGACACTTGGTTACTGTTGCTTCGcatctgtcgattttccttcgcCCGCACAAGCTTCTCGCCGCCATTTTGGTTCCCTATTAGCGTTAACCTAGCACGATACCTCTGAgactttttattaaataaaatatgtgaCCTCTTCCTGTAAAATTGTAAGATTCTTGAAGGAAGTGATGTATTCAGACATTTTAATTAACTTGAACAAAAGAAAATAGAGTAAAGTATAATCTTCAACTTCTAGAGTTATTAACCGTAGTTAGATAATCAAGataaacaagacctaacacaagttgTTTCACCTACAATATATCGCTTATTCTAAAATAAACTGGTCCGCGGACCACGCGAGGCTCATAAACGCTATGGCTGCCTCTGTTTTCTGTACTCGATGCTCCGCTACGCAATTTCAAAGTGTTCTTTCATAGTCGTCGCTCGTTCTTAAGCGCTTGGTGCACCCTCCGATTCGCGAGATACAAATGGAACGttttatttgaccgtttcaggtGGATTTGATACGATCGAAGGAGAGCATCTGCCCGTTGTCGGCCAGTGGCACCACTTCGGCCGAGACTTCCGTCTAACAGTCCACCAGGTGATTAACTATCGACCCCCCGGACGATCGAAGAAACTTTCGGTTTTGTCGTAGCCTTAATTTCGTCGATTACATTCCAAGCTTCCAAGAAGAAACGCTGGTCGAGTGCAATTATACAGAGTGCCACCTAGCGGATTAAATTCGCGATAAATGGGAAACGCACACCGTTTAAATAAAACTAGACTTAAGATTCGACTTGCGAGCGCGACAACAACCGCTGGATCTCGAACCCATGCTAGCCAGCGTGCAATaatgttatttataattttaacaaataGCCAAAAGTAGCTCGTACCCGAATAGTAGCGAATATGCCAAAGAAACCCCTGTAAACGATACGTCGACGTTTCCTTCGAGGGATGTCTCGCGAGGAACAAGAACGAAGCTTGTCGCCAGATCGTTTCGTTTCCTCTCGAAGCTTGCGAGACAAGTCGAGAACACCGGCCAGCTGCGACAATATTTAACTATTATAAATGTACAGCGATTTTTTTACGCCCCACCCAACGGTTTGAAAGAACTTCCCTCGCGCTAAAGGGCAACCGGAGGCATTCGTACGGGAGCATCGACGTGCGCCGCGGAGGCAATTTTTTTCacgttttttatcgaaaatcctAGCTGAATTAACACGCCGTCCCTTGAAGGATGATCCTTTCCGTTCGTCGCGAACGATGACAATTTTTATCGTACTGAACGTCTTTCACGTAGCGCTCGCAACGATCGTTTGCACGGGCAAACTGTTGCTTCCTTGTTTCCGCCGATCTCCGCTCGACGTGGACGAAATTGGCGCGCGAATCGCAGGGGAGAAGATTTGATACGATATTTTTCAGCCGATTACACACGCGTTTACACGAACCTTCGAGAGACTTTACCGAGAATTTCGTTGGGCGAACCAACGTGTTTGAAAGTGTTGCCGTAGCTAACGTAGAATTAAGAAACAGTTTCAGGAGCCATTTACGGAATACTCCTGTGTCGATGTACGTATGCGTATAGCGAAGTATGGAGCGACTAGTTCGCTCGTATGTTAATGTTACGTGTGtttgtatatatatttagaACAGAAAATAGCATTCGAAGTGCTGTGCAAGCTTCGAGAACAAAGCAAACTTTATTTCCGCGCGAGGAATATAAACTTTACGATAGTTGAGTAGTTATTACACGCTTTGAGTTTATAATATTGTCCGAATCTGATTAGAATTTGTGATCGTCGTACGGGAATAAAGTTTGCTCTGGATTGTTTGATAAAGACCGTGGCTTGCATCAGCGTAGTTATGAAACGATAAGCTTTATCGTGCATTCCACCTACGACACCATGTACGAATCTCGTACGTTAACGGGCTACAATCGCCGCTATAGTATTAATTGGTTGTGATTAGCTAGAGAGAACGATCGTTTTCTAGAAAGGATAAGCTCATCCGCGAGTCTTGAACCACCTTCGATGGCGAGAGTCCTTCCAAAAGGTGCCCCAGAGTCCACATGCTCCCTCGATAATCTGTTCCCAAGTCCTATTTATGAATATTCTTTTGCAAAACTCTTCCCAAAAATTCTCAGCCTCTTTACGTTTCCTCCACTTGTTCCTGCAATATGAAATACATTAAATTGTTGCTAAAGACTTTGACTTTGGTAAAGTGTTAAATTTCTGGGGAGCAGTATTCCGATATTTCCAATTTACATACCTTCGACATTTATACAAAAACTAAAGAATGTGTAATATCGTCGAAGATCACTCGAAGGTGGATCTGTTGAAACCGTAGGCAATCGATTTAGGTACTGTTAAGTATTGGCATAGTATTGAATTGTTTCATACACGAATTGAATTCCTCGTTTGATTTTTATTACGAATGTAACGAACTTGGTCGATAACCGACCGTGTGGTAGTTCGTACGATAGAGTACTTGGTTACCAGACGGTCGTTTTCGACTTACAATTACGCGTACACACACACGACAAATAATAATACTCGAGGTATTTAACCAGCAGTCGTATAATTCGCTGCCATGCATGCAATCGATGTATTATTACTATTTATCGGAATTACCGATCGATACTGATTAAACAAAACGCAGAGTAAATTAATAAACGGCCCGTGGATTTCACCCACGCCCCGGCTCGCTCCATTTTTCATTATCCATGTAGGACAGTATGCTTCAACAGTTTTAATAAACGTATGTCTGAAAATGAAACGATATTTAATTCACTAGTTCGTAAGCTTTGTACAATTAGTACGTACTGTATTATCGAAATAACTAAATATAAACGTATAAAAAGTTAGGGAATCCCCGTGCTAATTATACAAACCTCCGAACGCTCGTAAACAAGATGGCGGATCGCTCTAAAGCATCGTGCGAATAAAGTGATCGATGAACCTCGGTagtaaattttttattcaaaatatttatgCTTTTTGACAGTTTCAAATAAACATTTTGCTTTTTTAATAATCAGGATATTATTCACTTAACATGAGACGCGCTCGTTCACTTTCGAACGAGCCACGCAATCGTAATCGTAATTATTGAAAAGATATTAAACGAttaaaattataagaaaaaaaaaaactctgaacggaaaatatttctttttttttttttgttttcaatGCACTTCAAAGGCAGTCGCTGGAAGCATAAGtaaataaaatgttaaaaacAATATCGAACGAAAACAGGTGGCCGCCACACACCGCCCGACAAAAACAAATACACCAATTCgtttttattaacaaatatcacTTTTACAGTGTTTCTTTTCTCTTTCTTCGACAAGTCTTTATAAAAGTACATTTATGTCATTAATATTACCGATCGTGCTTAGTTTAATAGTAGTAAAGGGAAACAATCAACAAGTCTAAATAATTGTTGTGCCTTGAACGGATGCCCGTTGGAAAGTGTAATTCGTAATTAGCCACTGAACAATTTTACAACAAATCACGAACCAGCTCGAAGAATCTTCAATTTCACTAACACGAACAATGATACTTACCCACTTTAAATTACTTACAAATATTGCTACGAAAATTCATTTGCGGTATTCTTCAGCTGGGTTTCGATAAAAtctattatcttttttttttttctactttgtacAATTCCAGTAATGGCAGTATTTTCCACTTGTATGCAACCAATTTCTCTCCTGTCCGCAGAGGCAACAGATCAACTAATTAAAAAAACACACACGATCTTTATTGCACGCGTAATAGAGTCTCGTCTACTACTGGAAATTGGAGTATTCATATCACGATAATATTATCGGTAAATCGGCGTGATTTACAACCTCGTTCGAATAATTCTTAACTTTATGTAATCGATACATAATTCGAAAATAGCTCGAACGAAGCCGTGGACTCTAGTAAGCTCAATTTCTAATATTCCCGCGAAGACAGAATGATAAGATacaaaaatttacatttttattgcTGGATAAATTTCCGACATTCGCATGTAATCGCTCGCTTGTTCTCGATACTTGTTATTTGAGTGTCAAATGCTTgtggaaataaaaaatgaaaacacTTATATTGATTCGAGCacgatatttattataaattcaccatacagggtgttcggccaaccgtgggaaaaattttaatgggaggttctaggggtaaaaataagacgaaaatgaagaataccaatttgttgatggaggcttcgttaaaaagttattaacgtttaaagctccgTCTGAGATGCTGGCGCACGCAGCTGTGCGCAGGTTGCCTAACTCCAGGcgcaaatgttaataactttttaacgaagcctccatcgacaaattggtattcttgattttcgtcttattttggcctccagaatcccccgttaaaatttttcccaggattggtcgaacaccctgtacagttCCCTGCAATTTGTACACTTATTGCACTATGTTAGATTCTTTAAATTTgtcaattattttcagttttgcAACACAATTTGTACAATTTTATACGTTTAACAGTGGTCACTGAGGATCTAAATCTTTTGCGAAAATTCTGAATAAACATCGTGCTTGAATCGACTGATATAAATGTTCAATTCGCGACTCGGTTGTATACAAGCAGGTTACACTGTGCCTCAGTGAACACGTTCTAAGCCTTAAGAGATTCTTAACCGatatctaacaatatttttatacaaacaAACTATAAATCGCACAATTCCTTCAATGCCTTTGTTTCTTTTTGAACGACCACTCCAATCATGCCTTTAAAGTGCGATGAAAACGCTTACAATCACGAAAACGGTAAAGTCGAGTTACAGTTTGAAAAAACAGTGATGACGTCAATCGTGCCCATGTCGTACCTCTTGATCATTGCATATAGAGGGTTATTgtaattttcgtttttttttctggtatataCATTGGTATCTGTTTCTATTTTAAGTAGACACGCTTTACGAGACGGGTGCTGAACGGAAATACCTATACGGTAGacgtaaatatatatattttttttttcctttttgccTTTTTGGTATTGCCCCCAAGATGCGGAAAGAATCGTAAAAGAAATATGCTACGTAATAGAGGAAATAATTACAATCTACTCTATATTCTAAGTGCATTAGGATCAACCGATTTTTTCGTAATGTCCTTCAAAGGTTAAAAGCTCGTTCGGTAAAGTATTCGTTCTTTTTGTAGTTTTCAGATATTGCAAGGATGTTTATGATAACGAGGAAAATTTACtagaacattaaataaaatatagtgTCAGAATTTATCCAAAATGTGATATCCAAGTGTGGAAAAGcaaactctttttttttttccagcTTTAAGACACTCGTGTCATATGGGTACTACACATTAGTACAAAAGAAAATAAGCATGATTTTTCACATCGTCAGATACAAAAAGATCACTATGTTACTTGGCCTCCGACTCTGTTGGAGTTTCACTCCTGGTAGGCACTTCTAATTTCACGTGAACAGGTGCGTCTGTATCTGGTTGACTACCGCTCTCGTCCG encodes:
- the Ndae1 gene encoding na[+]-driven anion exchanger 1 isoform X7, yielding MNLDSHKPWMQPGIGRGGGAAHAGGTGDDEAPKDPGARITHQSYTEKDYEGHRAHTVYVGVHLPGERRHRRHHKHHHSQRQSYTTDKENNVDNDRPRQLLMTRRSRLSSICDPDGEMILTPPAQRVQFILGEEVGDDAHESHPLFSEMEELVKDGDEMEWKETARWIKFEEDVEEGGNRWSKPHVATLSLHSLFELRSLLLNGTVMLDMEAASLEQITDLVLDNMINKGSLPIESREKVREALLVRHRHQHERRKENNMSRLPIIRSLAEIGRNHSSSKNEFAVPHVVGFTTWFAMCQLKVEESNSAPAFGGATSHGSGATLNPGSRFLAIPGNPGQEPAANGMDRSPSSVSISRNHSSSALENGDANHRGNTHFMRKIPAGAEASNILVGEVDFLDKTLSAFIRLSQAGIMGDLTEVPVPTRFIFVLLGPTGGISGFHEIGRAMATLMSDEVFHDVAYKAKNRNHLLAGIDEFLDAVTVLPPGEWDPAIRIEPPAAIPSQEVRKRPKEEKPKEDLDEEADEQKLREESGLSRSGRLFGGLVNDVKRKVPFYLSDFKDALAIQCVASFIFLYFACLSPIITFGGLLGEATGKNMAAMESLVSGFVCGVGYGLFSGQPLTILGSTGPVLVFETIVYEFCKKSEWNYMSFRFWIGSWIALILLILVAIDASALVCYITRFTEENFATLIAFIFIYKAIENVLSIGKKYPINTHANDQFDYECWCKPPNGSLPSSYDHVNWTALDQKACQTYNGTLVGDGCNQPHYIPDVFLMSIILFMGTFLLSVELKDFKNALFFPSKVRQVVSDFAVIIAIFSMSTLDHIVNIPTPKLEVPVEFKPTLHDRGWIIWPFQHNPWWSAIVASLPALLGTILIFMDQQITAVIVNRKENKLKARCGYHLDLFILAILIEICSVMGLPWFVAATVLSINHVNSLKLESECAAPGEKPQFLGVREQRVTHILIFLMIGCSVLLTPMLKHIPMPVLFGVFLYMGVASLKGLQFFDRILIMLMPVKYQPDYMFLRQVPLKRVHLFTAMQLACLSCLWLIKSFSSTSILFPLMLVVMIGIRKSLDLVFTQRELKILDDVMPEPSKKHADDLRQLESGEEQNELGYGPPDNIQISLANGNIMKIPMASINISEEVNKTGIWQQVNECNEKPKQPKLINAGKQKKHSKKDSSLMADETTRLTTMTEEDEDDSGISIKVDLIRSKESICPLSASGTTSAETSV
- the Ndae1 gene encoding na[+]-driven anion exchanger 1 isoform X3, whose protein sequence is MQPGIGRGGGAAHAGGTGDDEAPKDPGARITHQSYTEKDYEGHRAHTVYVGVHLPGERRHRRHHKHHHSQRQSYTTDKENNVDNDRPRQLLMTRRSRLSSICDPDGEMILTPPAQRVQFILGEEVGDDAHESHPLFSEMEELVKDGDEMEWKETARWIKFEEDVEEGGNRWSKPHVATLSLHSLFELRSLLLNGTVMLDMEAASLEQITDLVLDNMINKGSLPIESREKVREALLVRHRHQHERRKENNMSRLPIIRSLAEIGRNHSSSKSYNCTCGLHELLTSDLQERRDAGDAYAPSVGRSSSCPNSNTALLSKEAKDLKGPYLLVPVEESNSAPAFGGATSHGSGATLNPGSRFLAIPGNPGQEPAANGMDRSPSSVSISRNHSSSALENGDANHRGNTHFMRKIPAGAEASNILVGEVDFLDKTLSAFIRLSQAGIMGDLTEVPVPTRFIFVLLGPTGGISGFHEIGRAMATLMSDEVFHDVAYKAKNRNHLLAGIDEFLDAVTVLPPGEWDPAIRIEPPAAIPSQEVRKRPKEEKPKEDLDEEADEQKLREESGLSRSGRLFGGLVNDVKRKVPFYLSDFKDALAIQCVASFIFLYFACLSPIITFGGLLGEATGKNMAAMESLVSGFVCGVGYGLFSGQPLTILGSTGPVLVFETIVYEFCKKSEWNYMSFRFWIGSWIALILLILVAIDASALVCYITRFTEENFATLIAFIFIYKAIENVLSIGKKYPINTHANDQFDYECWCKPPNGSLPSSYDHVNWTALDQKACQTYNGTLVGDGCNQPHYIPDVFLMSIILFMGTFLLSVELKDFKNALFFPSKVRQVVSDFAVIIAIFSMSTLDHIVNIPTPKLEVPVEFKPTLHDRGWIIWPFQHNPWWSAIVASLPALLGTILIFMDQQITAVIVNRKENKLKARCGYHLDLFILAILIEICSVMGLPWFVAATVLSINHVNSLKLESECAAPGEKPQFLGVREQRVTHILIFLMIGCSVLLTPMLKHIPMPVLFGVFLYMGVASLKGLQFFDRILIMLMPVKYQPDYMFLRQVPLKRVHLFTAMQLACLSCLWLIKSFSSTSILFPLMLVVMIGIRKSLDLVFTQRELKILDDVMPEPSKKHADDLRQLESGEEQNELGYGPPDNIQISLANGNIMKIPMASINISEEVNKTGIWQQVNECNEKPKQPKLINAGKQKKHSKKDSSLMADETTRLTTMTEEDEDDSGISIKVDLIRSKESICPLSASGTTSAETSV